TCTGTACATCATTTGCGGCTGCGGGTAGAACCGTTCCACGTACTACCTGGACCCTGAAAGAAGCTTCTAATGAAGTCGATATTAACGAAGTAGTAAAAGGTGACCTATTATTCTTTGCCACGGGTAGCAATAAAAAAAGGCTCAATCACGTGGGTTTGGTTGTGAATGTCACACCTGCTGAGATTCAATTCATACACTCCAGTACCTCAAGAGGAGTGATTATCTCGAGTTTAAATGAACCGTTTTGGTTGGGTTCTTATCTGAGTGCTGGGAGATTGGAGGAGTGATTTAGTTGTAATCTTCAATATGTTCGATAATCAATGAAGAATAGAAATGTTATAACTTTTACAGTTTTTATTTTACTTGTTTCATGCAATTCCATTAATATTCCTGGAATGCGAAGAAACTTTCGTAAGTCGGAAGAGCTAGTTGAGGAGCTTTTTGGAAAAAATGGAAATGCATTTATGATCACTTCCACATATTCTAATTTTTCTCAAGTTTGGAGTTATGGATCGGATTATCGAGAGCGATATAATTTAACCAGAGGAAAGGTCACGCATAAAGAGAAAACAAAATCTACTTTTCTTTCAGAAAATCAAAAGCTAATGAATAATTTTGAAGGAATTGATCCTTTAAATTGCATAGAACTAGATGGAGGTTTGATATTGATTAGAATGGATTATAATGCTGACAGGGACACTATAAATTATAACGCTGTAAATTTCAAATGTTTATTTGAAAACTTTAATAATGAGGAGTTTGAGAGTAAGTTGGTAAATGATATCGAATTCATACATCCCACCTATCTACAATAACTCTCACCCCAACCCCTCAGCAATCTGTTTCAGCATTCTTTTATCAGTCAATTGAATGTTCTTGCCCTGAGTAGCAACCAGCTCTTCTTTCTTGAATTTAGTCAGCGTGCGTATGAGTAATTCGGTGGCTGTACCTACGATGTCTGCTATGTCGGCGCGAGTAAGTTGAAGTTTGAGAGAGCCATCTTCCGTCACACCAAAATTATCCTCAATATAAAGCAAGGTTTCAGCGAGTCGCTGGCGTACCGTTTTTTGTGCCATGTTTACGATCACGTCATCGGCAAATTTTAGGTCGCTCGCCATTTGCTTGAGAATGGCATTGGTGAAATGGACATTGTCTCTAAGAGGTTCGGTAATAGTATCTTTAGGAATAAAGCAAACCTCCATATCTTCGAGCGCTGTTGCAGAGAGATTAGCCTGTTCTTGAGTAATTACAGAGCGCTGTCCTAAAACCTCTCCTTTCGTGGCCAGTTTCACAATTTGATCCCGACCGTTATCGCTTAATTTACTGAGTTTAG
This genomic interval from Nonlabens spongiae contains the following:
- a CDS encoding Crp/Fnr family transcriptional regulator, with the protein product MSNHDHHQSRCENCIIRQMNSLKALRKEELKRMSDSKEARTIKKGDNIFQEGDRLNGVFCVRSGVSKLSKLSDNGRDQIVKLATKGEVLGQRSVITQEQANLSATALEDMEVCFIPKDTITEPLRDNVHFTNAILKQMASDLKFADDVIVNMAQKTVRQRLAETLLYIEDNFGVTEDGSLKLQLTRADIADIVGTATELLIRTLTKFKKEELVATQGKNIQLTDKRMLKQIAEGLG